One genomic segment of Deinococcus cellulosilyticus NBRC 106333 = KACC 11606 includes these proteins:
- a CDS encoding LysR family transcriptional regulator, giving the protein MKLSQLRALIAIADTGSFSEAALDLGMSQSSVSEALSALETHLQSSLVERGRFGARLTPLGQQVLIHARAALGAIEGIEQEVTLSRGSIQGTLRISTFRSIASQLIPKVMAQLKQHHPKLQLELLECMMCEKEDLLRPVFDGTADLAFLPQCESSEFMSWEIMEDPYMVLVPDAWVHRATIRPEDLVDQPLIVSKGGDCTNRIMAYLADHQLSPTEIIKVHDDFTMYNMVAQNLGICLSPRLAIDYVPRGATMLPLEVPLSRYISLAVRQGGLRTPAVRHFIMALKGLLPESKLPFLETVQCHTWT; this is encoded by the coding sequence ATGAAACTGTCTCAGCTCAGGGCACTGATCGCCATCGCCGACACTGGAAGTTTCTCCGAAGCCGCGCTGGATCTGGGCATGTCCCAGTCCTCGGTCAGTGAAGCACTGTCCGCCCTGGAAACCCACCTGCAAAGCTCACTTGTGGAAAGAGGCCGCTTTGGTGCTCGCCTGACCCCACTGGGACAGCAGGTGCTGATTCACGCCCGTGCCGCCCTGGGTGCCATTGAAGGCATCGAGCAGGAGGTCACCCTGTCCAGAGGTTCCATCCAGGGAACCCTGCGCATCTCCACTTTCAGAAGCATTGCCAGCCAGTTGATTCCGAAAGTGATGGCCCAGCTGAAACAGCACCATCCAAAACTTCAGCTGGAACTGCTGGAATGCATGATGTGCGAAAAAGAAGACCTGCTGCGCCCGGTTTTTGACGGAACCGCTGACCTCGCCTTCCTGCCCCAGTGTGAGAGCTCGGAATTCATGTCGTGGGAGATCATGGAAGATCCCTACATGGTGCTGGTGCCAGACGCCTGGGTGCACCGGGCCACCATCCGCCCAGAGGACCTTGTGGACCAGCCCCTGATCGTCTCCAAAGGTGGAGACTGCACCAACCGCATCATGGCGTATCTGGCAGACCACCAGCTTTCCCCCACCGAGATCATCAAAGTCCATGACGACTTCACCATGTACAACATGGTTGCGCAGAACCTGGGCATCTGCCTCAGTCCCAGACTGGCCATTGACTATGTGCCCAGAGGGGCCACCATGCTGCCTCTGGAAGTCCCCCTCTCCCGTTACATCAGTCTGGCCGTGCGCCAGGGAGGGCTCCGCACCCCGGCAGTGCGTCATTTTATCATGGCCCTGAAAGGCCTCCTGCCAGAAAGCAAGCTGCCGTTTCTGGAAACCGTGCAGTGCCACACCTGGACCTGA